The DNA sequence TGTTCCTGACCACCTTGAGATCCGCTCCTATCAGGATGATTCAGGCACGCAGATTCCGAACTACCTCTTCCATTTCTCGATCCTCAACACGCAGTCTGTCCCGGTTTCCTGGCTCCACGACCGCGCACGGACGAACAGCTCTGCAAATGCCCCCGAGGTGTGGAAGCAGTGGGTTCGGACCGGAGACGTCAAGCAGTGGCCGACGGGGGAGCTCCTCGACTCCGTCGGTGGGACCATCCGACGCTACGAGCAACCCGAAGTCGCCGTGAGCGACGCGTTCAGAGCTGAAACGTTTGAGCGATATGGTCGGGCGTGTACTCTGACCGACATCCGGGAGGAGACGCTGCTCGACCTAGCTCACGTGTTGCCCCGGAGCCAGCGGCCGGACCTCGCTGAGCATCCGGAGAACGTGTTCGTGCTGAACTCACTCCATCACCGGGCGTTCGACGCCCACCTCTTCACCATCGATAGCGAGTACAGGATTCGTGCCAGCCCCTCGTTCGATCCAGCTCATCCGTTCCTGAAACAGACGATCATCGACCGTCAGGGAGAGCGACTCACACTCCCACCCGATGCTCGAGTACAGTCTGCGTTCCTTGAAGAGTTGAATTCCAGTCTGTCTTGGCTGTAAGCGAATCTCACCCTTTCTAGCTTGTCGACAACAGCGCTCGGGAGCTTGGTCTGTCCACTGTCGGTCAAGAACGTGAGCAGACACCTGCCACTCGATTGGTAGCTGACCTTTACAGCCTCGCACTTACCGCCAGCGAAGCTAACAGTCGCCGACCTCAAGTCCACAACCAGAGGCAGAGTTCAGTCTTTTAACATCATATATTGTTCCGAGATCGTTTGTGCGTCCATCTGTGAGTAAATTCGTTGTACGTCATCGTCAGATATTTCAAGAGTATCGAAAACCAATTTATCAATTTGTGCTTTATTCTGAGCAATATTGAGATCAATGTCTTCAATAGCAGACACCGAATTCTCGTACTCAGATTTCAATTTTGTTTGGAATGTTCTCGCTTCCGGATCTGGTGAAATCATACTGGAGTTATGTTTTGCAACGGACAGAATTCCCTTATCTGAGGAAAATTCGTGTTTCCAGTACTCTTTGACGTACGTTTTTCTTGCCAATTCTTCAAGATCGACCCCCCAATCGGTCTGAATCCATTGTAGGAATCCTTCGATCTCGTCCCACCTGTCGGAGACCAATGATTTGGTATCACGAGCTATTTGTTCGAGCTGTTCGCTCTGGAACAGGGATTTGGTCGCTGGAATGTCCTCGACACTTCGCTGAGTGGAGTATCCTGTTCGGGTGCTGCTTTCAGTTTGGAGATATTTAGAGAGGCTGGAATTCAGTAATGCAACACCAGATTGCAGGCGAATATCATCTGTTTTTGGTTTTAAGATCGTAATATCTCGTCTCTCGTAGTAACCATTCTCTTCGATCGCATACGGTTGCCAGTCATTCCCCCAATTGGAGTAGACGATTTTCGGTGTCGTAAATACTGACTCATCACGTGGCCAGTGGAGGCTGTACCATTCTATCTTACCCTGCTGAACTTCTCGGCGAGATTCAAGTTTAGTTTTATAGCGTTCAAGATGTTCCCGAATTGATGGGTAGTCGTCTATTCGATCTTCTGAAGTGATATATAACAAATATAGTTCTTCTGAATAATCAATCCAAAACTCAAAAATGTCGGAATTCCGATATGCGGGTCGAAGAAGCGGGTGATTGGCAGTAATACCAATTCTGTCGAGGTCAGACGTTGTTAACAAGTAAACTCCTTCTCCGACTTCGAGTTCCTCATTGTCGAATTTGTCATACGATCTGGATGTGACCGTATCTGGATTAGGCACTATTCCCTGCTTTGAGGTTAGGAATTCCCCAATTGTTTCATTTGCAGAGGGTATATGTATAGGTCCTCGGGCCAGCTCTTTCAGACCTGTCCAAGGAGATCCGTCTTCTGGTAATGAAAATCCTCCATCAGTATATTGTGTAGAATAGAAGAGGTCCAGAGAACCATTTAGTGAGTCACTGAG is a window from the Salinigranum halophilum genome containing:
- a CDS encoding HNH endonuclease; protein product: MNRAFRVGERYRDTGSFRNPDDQFLRWIRGPLSSGIKNTGGIRDLGTDRSDAPSALVLVSNDKGVSQHDDPWEDTLAVDSGYISYWGDAKAENPYDKSKQNEKIKDAFDRKASGRREEVPPVLVFRKPQSGTVEFCGLCVPDHLEIRSYQDDSGTQIPNYLFHFSILNTQSVPVSWLHDRARTNSSANAPEVWKQWVRTGDVKQWPTGELLDSVGGTIRRYEQPEVAVSDAFRAETFERYGRACTLTDIREETLLDLAHVLPRSQRPDLAEHPENVFVLNSLHHRAFDAHLFTIDSEYRIRASPSFDPAHPFLKQTIIDRQGERLTLPPDARVQSAFLEELNSSLSWL